The proteins below come from a single Kitasatospora sp. NBC_00315 genomic window:
- a CDS encoding UvrD-helicase domain-containing protein, with the protein MQSNTEIDTVRDREIAGEQRHLDNVYHRLEEKLAEAEYILEDAAKRVQVGTPGALAERDAQVYRAGAHLQRLNNEFEDFLFGRIDLQRPDAPEEHGIPSATPLDPADPAVAETLHIGRLGVLDAEFGPLVIDWRAPAAAPFYRSTPLEPGRVIRRRVIRSKGRKVIGVEDDLLRPDLTPTLDGEELAVVGDGALMASLGRARSHSMRDIVSSIQKEQDEVIRAPAAGATLVTGGPGTGKTAVALHRAAFLLYQDRRRYAGGILVVSPTALLVSYTEGVLPSLGEEGQVAIRAVGSLVDGIEAGTYDTPEAARIKGSGRMVQLLRRAARAALELGAPGELKVVARGEVLRLDPGRLKTVRANVVGAGGTPLNLLRPRARRLLLDALWSELTRHLPRPADHYAREQRQEEKESFDEYVSDEASFLDFLDAWWPPLTPRRVLGTLKQTRHTNRIARRAVTPEEARVLAGSWRGLNDRGEGALSPHDVALVDELQLLLGEAARPKVREVDAVDLLSGLDEVTTFADRNTRQRDRLPVERTEYAHIIVDEAQDLTPMQWRMIGRRARMATWTIVGDPAQSSWPHPQEAQAAMDEVLSGKPRRRHTLTVNYRNPAEIAEVAAKVLALAAPGTPSPSAVRSTGVEPRFAAATDPSAGAFADAARAELVRLLAEVDGTVAVVVPMERRAEAAGWIAGLGERAVALGSLEAKGLEYDATVVADPTGIAGESEAGLRVLYVALTRATQRLTVLSGPDDLPDAEGVPALLRG; encoded by the coding sequence ATGCAGAGCAACACTGAGATCGACACCGTCCGCGACCGCGAGATCGCCGGGGAACAGCGCCACCTGGACAACGTGTACCACCGGCTGGAGGAGAAACTCGCCGAGGCCGAGTACATCCTGGAGGACGCCGCCAAGCGCGTGCAGGTCGGTACACCCGGCGCGCTCGCCGAGCGCGACGCCCAGGTGTACCGGGCCGGGGCGCACCTCCAGCGGCTCAACAACGAGTTCGAGGACTTCCTCTTCGGGCGTATCGACCTCCAGCGGCCGGACGCGCCGGAGGAGCACGGCATCCCCTCCGCCACCCCGCTCGACCCGGCCGACCCGGCCGTCGCCGAGACCCTGCACATCGGCCGGCTCGGGGTGCTCGACGCCGAGTTCGGACCGCTGGTGATCGACTGGCGGGCGCCGGCCGCGGCCCCGTTCTACCGCTCCACCCCGCTGGAGCCGGGCCGGGTGATCCGCCGGCGGGTGATCCGCTCCAAGGGCCGCAAGGTGATCGGCGTCGAGGACGACCTGCTGCGTCCCGACCTCACCCCGACCCTGGACGGCGAGGAACTCGCGGTGGTCGGCGACGGCGCGCTGATGGCCTCGCTGGGCCGGGCCCGCAGCCACTCCATGCGCGACATCGTCTCCTCCATCCAGAAGGAGCAGGACGAGGTCATCCGGGCGCCCGCGGCCGGCGCCACGCTGGTCACCGGCGGCCCCGGCACCGGCAAGACCGCCGTCGCCCTGCACCGGGCCGCCTTCCTGCTCTACCAGGACCGCCGGCGCTACGCCGGCGGCATCCTGGTGGTCAGCCCGACCGCGCTGCTGGTCTCGTACACCGAGGGCGTGCTGCCCTCGCTGGGCGAGGAGGGCCAGGTCGCGATCCGCGCCGTCGGCTCGCTGGTCGACGGCATCGAGGCGGGCACCTACGACACCCCGGAGGCGGCCAGGATCAAGGGCTCCGGCCGGATGGTCCAGCTGCTGCGCAGGGCCGCCCGGGCGGCCCTGGAGCTGGGCGCGCCCGGCGAGCTCAAGGTGGTCGCGCGCGGTGAGGTGCTGCGCCTGGATCCCGGCCGGCTGAAGACCGTCCGGGCCAACGTCGTCGGCGCCGGCGGCACCCCGCTCAACCTGCTGCGCCCGCGGGCCCGCCGGCTGCTGCTGGACGCGCTCTGGTCCGAGCTGACCCGTCACCTGCCCCGGCCCGCCGACCACTACGCGCGCGAGCAGCGCCAGGAGGAGAAGGAGTCCTTCGACGAGTACGTCTCGGACGAGGCGTCCTTCCTGGACTTCCTGGACGCCTGGTGGCCGCCGCTCACCCCGCGCCGGGTGCTGGGCACGCTCAAGCAGACCCGGCACACCAACCGGATCGCCCGCCGGGCGGTCACCCCGGAGGAGGCCAGGGTGCTGGCCGGCTCCTGGCGGGGCCTGAACGACCGGGGCGAGGGTGCGCTCTCGCCGCACGACGTGGCGCTGGTCGACGAGCTGCAGCTGCTGCTGGGCGAGGCGGCCCGCCCGAAGGTGCGCGAGGTGGACGCGGTGGACCTGCTGTCCGGTCTGGACGAGGTGACCACGTTCGCGGACCGCAACACCCGCCAGCGCGATCGCCTCCCGGTGGAGCGCACCGAGTACGCGCACATCATCGTGGACGAGGCGCAGGACCTCACCCCGATGCAGTGGCGCATGATCGGCCGCCGGGCCCGGATGGCGACCTGGACGATCGTCGGCGACCCCGCGCAGAGCTCCTGGCCGCATCCGCAGGAGGCCCAGGCGGCGATGGACGAGGTACTGTCCGGCAAGCCCCGCCGCAGGCACACGCTGACGGTGAACTACCGCAACCCGGCGGAGATCGCCGAGGTGGCGGCCAAGGTGCTGGCGCTGGCGGCGCCGGGTACGCCCTCACCGAGCGCGGTGCGCTCCACCGGGGTCGAGCCGCGGTTCGCCGCGGCCACCGATCCGTCGGCGGGGGCCTTCGCCGACGCGGCGCGGGCCGAGCTGGTCCGGCTGCTGGCGGAGGTGGACGGCACGGTCGCCGTGGTGGTGCCGATGGAGCGCCGGGCGGAGGCCGCCGGCTGGATCGCGGGGCTGGGGGAGCGCGCGGTGGCGCTCGGCAGCCTGGAGGCGAAGGGCCTGGAGTACGACGCGACCGTGGTCGCCGACCCGACCGGCATCGCGGGCGAGTCGGAGGCGGGCCTGCGGGTGCTGTACGTGGCGCTGACCCGGGCCACCCAGCGGCTCACCGTGCTCTCCGGCCCGGACGACCTGCCCGACGCCGAGGGTGTGCCGGCCCTGCTGCGCGGCTGA
- a CDS encoding HU family DNA-binding protein: protein MNRSELVAALSERAEVTRKDADAVLAAFAEIVGEVVAKGDEKVTIPGFLTFERTHRAARTARNPQTGEPIQIAAGYSAKVSAGSKLKEAAKGV, encoded by the coding sequence ATGAACCGCAGTGAGCTGGTGGCCGCGCTGTCCGAGCGCGCCGAGGTGACCCGCAAGGACGCCGACGCCGTTCTGGCCGCTTTCGCCGAGATCGTCGGCGAGGTCGTCGCCAAGGGCGACGAGAAGGTCACCATCCCCGGTTTCCTGACCTTCGAGCGCACCCACCGCGCTGCCCGCACCGCCCGTAACCCGCAGACCGGCGAGCCGATCCAGATCGCGGCCGGCTACAGCGCCAAGGTGAGCGCCGGTTCCAAGCTGAAGGAAGCCGCCAAGGGCGTCTGA
- a CDS encoding uroporphyrinogen-III synthase, which translates to MDDQTTGPQPDAEPAPPAAAVPPLAGFTIGITAARRAEELAALLQRRGAAVVRAPALRIVPLPDDAELLSATHALLTDPPDIAVATTGIGFRGWIEAAEGWGLFDELTACLGKASVLARGPKAKGAIRAAGLREEWSARSESSVEVLERLLEQGVEGRRIAVQLHGAPLRDFVDSLRAAGADVVEVPVYRWLPPVDLAPLDRLLDACCGGALDAVTFTSAPAVLGLLDRAAQRGLTAELLHALRRDVLPVCVGPITAVPLEELDVPTVWPERMRLGAMVQTLTAELPERSRQLSVAGHRLELRGQAALVDGGLRPVSPAGMALLRTLARRPGWVVPRAELLRALPGSGDDEHAVETAMARLRAALGAPRLIATVVKRGYRLAVDAAPGPLPEEDGKYGATAFVR; encoded by the coding sequence ATGGACGACCAGACGACCGGCCCCCAGCCGGATGCCGAGCCGGCACCGCCCGCCGCCGCCGTACCTCCCCTGGCGGGCTTCACCATCGGCATCACCGCCGCCCGTCGCGCCGAGGAACTCGCCGCCCTGCTCCAGCGCAGGGGGGCCGCCGTCGTGCGGGCCCCCGCCCTGCGGATCGTGCCGCTGCCCGACGACGCCGAGCTGCTGTCGGCGACCCACGCCCTGCTCACCGACCCGCCGGACATCGCGGTCGCCACCACCGGGATCGGCTTCCGCGGCTGGATCGAGGCGGCCGAGGGCTGGGGCCTCTTCGACGAGCTGACCGCCTGCCTCGGCAAGGCCTCGGTGCTGGCCCGCGGCCCCAAGGCCAAGGGCGCGATCCGGGCCGCCGGGCTGCGCGAGGAGTGGTCGGCCCGCTCCGAGTCCTCGGTGGAGGTGCTGGAGCGGCTGCTGGAGCAGGGGGTGGAGGGCCGCCGGATCGCCGTCCAGCTGCACGGCGCCCCGCTGCGCGACTTCGTGGACTCGCTGCGCGCGGCCGGCGCCGACGTGGTCGAGGTGCCGGTCTACCGCTGGCTGCCGCCCGTCGATCTCGCCCCGCTCGACCGGCTGCTGGACGCCTGCTGCGGCGGCGCGCTGGACGCCGTCACCTTCACCAGCGCGCCGGCCGTTCTCGGCCTGCTCGACCGGGCGGCGCAGCGCGGTCTGACCGCCGAGCTGCTGCACGCGCTGCGCCGGGACGTGCTGCCGGTGTGCGTCGGCCCGATCACGGCCGTGCCGCTGGAGGAGCTGGACGTCCCCACCGTGTGGCCCGAGCGGATGCGCCTCGGTGCCATGGTGCAGACGCTCACCGCGGAGCTGCCCGAGCGCTCGCGCCAGCTCTCGGTGGCGGGGCACCGGCTGGAGCTGCGCGGCCAGGCCGCCCTGGTGGACGGCGGACTGCGCCCGGTGTCACCGGCCGGCATGGCCCTGCTGCGGACGCTCGCCCGCCGGCCCGGCTGGGTCGTCCCGCGCGCCGAACTGCTCCGCGCGCTGCCGGGCAGTGGTGACGACGAACACGCCGTGGAGACCGCCATGGCCCGGCTGCGCGCCGCCCTGGGCGCTCCCCGGCTGATCGCCACCGTGGTCAAGCGCGGTTACCGGCTGGCGGTCGACGCCGCGCCGGGGCCGCTCCCCGAGGAGGACGGCAAGTACGGGGCGACCGCTTTCGTGAGGTGA
- the murA gene encoding UDP-N-acetylglucosamine 1-carboxyvinyltransferase, translated as MTDDVLLVHGGNPLEGEIRVRGAKNLVPKAMVAALLGQGPSRLRNVPDIRDVKVVRGLLQLHGVTVRTGDEEGELILDPSHVESANVADIDAHAGSSRIPILFCGPLLHRIGHAFIPGLGGCDIGGRPVDFHFEVLRQFGASIEKHPQGTYLVATQRLRGTKIELPYPSVGATEQVLLTAVLAEGVTELRNAAIEPEIVDLICVLQKMGAIISLGTDRTILITGVDELGGYNHRALPDRLEAASWACAALATKGDIYVRGADQIPMMTFLNTFRKVGGAFEVDDEGIRFWHPGGELKAIALETDVHPGFQTDWQQPLVVALTQASGLSIVHETVYESRLGFTSALNQMGAHIQLYRECLGSTPCRFGARNFQHSAVVSGPSKLIGGELVIPDLRGGFSYLIAALAAEGTSTVHGIDLINRGYENFMEKLRDLGAHVELPSEELVKA; from the coding sequence ATGACCGACGACGTCCTGCTGGTTCACGGCGGAAACCCGCTCGAAGGCGAGATCCGGGTCCGCGGTGCGAAGAACCTGGTCCCCAAGGCCATGGTCGCCGCCCTGCTCGGGCAGGGCCCCAGCCGACTGCGCAACGTCCCGGACATCCGTGACGTCAAGGTCGTGCGCGGTCTGCTCCAGCTGCACGGCGTGACGGTGCGCACCGGCGACGAGGAGGGCGAGCTGATCCTCGACCCCTCGCACGTGGAGAGCGCCAACGTCGCCGACATCGACGCGCACGCCGGCTCCTCGCGGATCCCGATCCTGTTCTGCGGCCCGCTGCTGCACCGGATCGGCCACGCCTTCATCCCGGGCCTGGGCGGCTGCGACATCGGCGGCCGGCCGGTCGACTTCCACTTCGAGGTGCTGCGCCAGTTCGGCGCCTCCATCGAGAAGCACCCGCAGGGCACCTACCTGGTGGCCACGCAGCGGCTGCGCGGCACCAAGATCGAACTGCCCTACCCGTCGGTCGGCGCCACCGAGCAGGTGCTGCTCACCGCCGTCCTCGCCGAGGGCGTCACCGAGCTGCGCAACGCGGCCATCGAGCCGGAGATCGTCGACCTGATCTGCGTGCTGCAGAAGATGGGCGCGATCATCTCGCTCGGCACCGACCGCACCATCCTGATCACCGGCGTGGACGAGCTCGGCGGCTACAACCACCGCGCGCTGCCGGACCGCCTGGAGGCCGCCTCCTGGGCCTGCGCGGCGCTGGCCACCAAGGGCGACATCTACGTCCGCGGCGCCGACCAGATCCCGATGATGACCTTCCTCAACACCTTCCGGAAGGTCGGCGGCGCGTTCGAGGTCGACGACGAGGGCATCCGCTTCTGGCACCCGGGCGGCGAGCTCAAGGCGATCGCCCTGGAGACGGACGTGCACCCCGGCTTCCAGACCGACTGGCAGCAGCCGCTGGTCGTCGCGCTGACCCAGGCCAGCGGCCTGTCCATCGTCCACGAGACGGTGTACGAGTCCCGGCTCGGCTTCACCAGCGCGCTGAACCAGATGGGCGCGCACATCCAGCTCTACCGCGAGTGCCTGGGCTCCACCCCGTGCCGCTTCGGTGCGCGCAACTTCCAGCACTCGGCGGTCGTCTCCGGCCCGTCCAAGCTGATCGGCGGCGAGCTGGTCATCCCCGACCTGCGCGGCGGCTTCTCGTACCTGATCGCGGCGCTGGCGGCCGAGGGCACCTCGACCGTGCACGGCATCGACCTGATCAACCGCGGCTACGAGAACTTCATGGAGAAGCTCCGTGACCTCGGCGCCCACGTCGAGCTGCCCAGCGAGGAGCTGGTGAAGGCCTGA
- the smpB gene encoding SsrA-binding protein SmpB, translated as MAKETGNKLIAQNKKARHEYTLLDTYECGMVLTGTEVKSLREGRANLVDGYAYVQNHEVWVDNVFIPEYTQGTWTNHSARRKRKLLLHRMEIRKIESKLSDAGHTLVPLSLYFKDGRVKIEIALAIGKKLYDKRQTLREKQDTRETARAVASARRRQR; from the coding sequence ATGGCAAAGGAAACCGGAAACAAGCTGATCGCGCAGAACAAGAAGGCGCGGCACGAGTACACGCTTCTCGACACCTACGAGTGCGGCATGGTGCTCACCGGCACCGAGGTGAAGTCGCTGCGCGAGGGCCGGGCCAACCTGGTCGACGGCTACGCGTACGTGCAGAACCACGAGGTGTGGGTCGACAACGTCTTCATCCCCGAGTACACCCAGGGGACCTGGACCAACCACTCGGCGCGGCGCAAGCGCAAGCTGCTGCTGCACCGGATGGAGATCCGCAAGATCGAGTCGAAGCTCAGCGACGCGGGCCACACGCTCGTCCCGTTGTCGCTCTACTTCAAGGACGGGCGGGTGAAGATCGAGATCGCCCTCGCCATCGGCAAGAAGCTGTACGACAAGCGGCAGACGCTGCGGGAGAAGCAGGACACCCGCGAGACGGCCCGCGCGGTGGCCTCCGCCCGGCGGCGCCAGCGCTGA
- a CDS encoding YqgE/AlgH family protein, translating into MTAAPSPPDRSHGGRLLVATPVLTDPNFARAVVLLLDHDAEGALGVVLNHPTPIEVGAVLDGWGAMVGRPAVVFQGGPVALDAAMGLAVAPGEPGQAEPLGWRRVHGAIGLVDLEAPPEVLAGELGGLRIFAGYAGWSPGQLEKEIAEGAWYLADCEPGDISSPEPERLWRSVLRRQRGPLALLATYPDDPTLN; encoded by the coding sequence ATGACCGCGGCCCCCTCGCCCCCCGACCGGTCGCACGGCGGCCGGCTGCTCGTCGCGACTCCGGTGCTCACCGACCCGAACTTCGCCCGGGCGGTGGTCCTCCTCCTCGACCACGACGCCGAGGGGGCGCTCGGCGTGGTCCTCAACCACCCCACGCCGATCGAGGTGGGCGCGGTGCTGGACGGCTGGGGTGCGATGGTGGGCCGCCCCGCCGTGGTCTTCCAGGGCGGTCCGGTCGCCCTGGACGCGGCGATGGGCCTGGCGGTGGCGCCGGGCGAGCCGGGCCAGGCCGAGCCGCTGGGCTGGCGGCGGGTGCACGGCGCGATCGGGCTGGTCGACCTGGAGGCGCCCCCGGAGGTGCTGGCGGGGGAGCTGGGGGGTCTGAGGATCTTCGCCGGGTACGCGGGGTGGTCGCCCGGCCAGCTGGAGAAGGAGATCGCGGAGGGCGCCTGGTACCTGGCGGACTGTGAGCCGGGCGACATCTCCAGCCCCGAGCCGGAGCGGCTCTGGCGGTCGGTGCTGCGCCGCCAGCGCGGGCCGCTGGCGCTGCTGGCGACGTATCCGGACGATCCCACCCTGAACTGA
- a CDS encoding DUF3039 domain-containing protein, with protein sequence MSTLEPERGLGTGTLVEPVPQVSHGDGDHERFAHYVQKDKIMESALSGSPVVALCGKVWVPGRDPKKYPVCPMCKEIYDGIGQPKDGKGDGKDNG encoded by the coding sequence ATGAGCACTCTTGAGCCCGAGCGCGGCCTCGGCACCGGCACCCTGGTCGAGCCCGTCCCGCAGGTGTCCCACGGGGACGGCGACCACGAGCGCTTCGCGCACTACGTCCAGAAGGACAAGATCATGGAGAGCGCGCTCTCCGGATCCCCCGTGGTGGCGCTGTGCGGCAAGGTATGGGTCCCGGGCCGCGACCCGAAGAAGTACCCCGTCTGTCCGATGTGCAAGGAGATCTACGACGGCATCGGCCAGCCCAAGGACGGCAAGGGCGACGGCAAGGACAACGGCTGA
- a CDS encoding nitrate/nitrite transporter encodes MSTSTAAVRARAGGRWIQQWDPEDEAFWDGGGKRTANRNLAFSVLSEHIGFSIWSLWSVMVLFMGPKYHVDPAGKFFLVAMPTLVGAFVRVPYTFAVAKFGGRNWTVIAALLLLLPTFAAAYVMHPGTSYTTFMVVAALTGVGGGNFASSMTNINAFFPMRRKGWALGLNAGGGNLGVPVIQLIALSVITWAGAGHPRLVLGIYLPLIIVSATCAALFMDNLAPMRNDGGALREVLREKHTWLMSVLYIGTFGSFIGFSFAFGLVLQNQFGRTPLQAAQLTFIGPLLGSVIRPVGGKLADRWGGSRITFWNFVAMAAATGLVTYASSVKSLPVFLTGFIALFVFAGLGNGSTYKMIPGIFDAKAQDRIVALGDTPEEAAAWSRRMSGAAIGIIGAVGAVGGLLINLAFRQSFLVAKSGTPAFVSFLAAYAICFLLTWAVYLRRPSAARTSAPAPALAQV; translated from the coding sequence ATGAGCACGAGCACGGCAGCTGTACGGGCGAGAGCGGGCGGTCGTTGGATCCAGCAGTGGGATCCCGAGGACGAGGCCTTCTGGGACGGCGGCGGAAAGCGGACCGCCAACCGCAATCTGGCGTTCTCGGTCCTCTCGGAGCACATCGGCTTCTCCATCTGGAGCCTCTGGTCGGTGATGGTCCTCTTCATGGGCCCCAAGTACCACGTCGACCCCGCCGGAAAGTTCTTCCTGGTGGCCATGCCCACCCTGGTCGGCGCTTTCGTCCGGGTCCCCTACACCTTCGCGGTGGCGAAGTTCGGCGGCCGGAACTGGACGGTGATCGCCGCCCTCCTGCTGCTGCTGCCGACCTTCGCGGCCGCGTACGTGATGCACCCGGGCACCTCCTACACCACCTTCATGGTGGTCGCCGCGCTCACCGGGGTCGGAGGCGGGAACTTCGCCTCCTCGATGACCAACATCAACGCCTTCTTCCCGATGCGCCGCAAGGGCTGGGCGCTGGGCCTGAACGCGGGCGGCGGCAACCTGGGCGTCCCGGTGATCCAGCTGATCGCGCTGTCCGTGATCACCTGGGCCGGCGCCGGGCACCCCCGGCTGGTGCTCGGCATCTACCTGCCGCTGATCATCGTCTCGGCGACCTGCGCGGCGCTGTTCATGGACAACCTGGCGCCGATGAGGAACGACGGCGGGGCGCTGCGCGAGGTGCTCAGGGAGAAGCACACCTGGCTGATGTCGGTCCTCTACATCGGCACCTTCGGGTCGTTCATCGGCTTCAGCTTCGCCTTCGGCCTGGTCCTGCAGAACCAGTTCGGCCGCACCCCGCTGCAGGCCGCCCAGCTGACCTTCATCGGCCCGCTGCTCGGCTCGGTCATCCGCCCGGTCGGCGGGAAGCTGGCGGACCGCTGGGGCGGCTCCAGGATCACCTTCTGGAACTTCGTCGCGATGGCGGCGGCGACCGGCCTGGTGACCTACGCGTCCTCGGTGAAGTCGCTGCCGGTCTTCCTGACCGGCTTCATCGCCCTGTTCGTCTTCGCCGGGCTCGGCAACGGCTCCACCTACAAGATGATCCCCGGTATCTTCGACGCGAAGGCCCAGGACCGCATCGTCGCCCTCGGCGACACCCCCGAGGAGGCCGCGGCGTGGTCGCGCCGGATGTCCGGTGCGGCGATCGGCATCATCGGCGCCGTCGGCGCCGTCGGCGGACTCCTGATCAACCTGGCCTTCCGTCAGTCCTTCCTGGTGGCCAAGAGCGGCACCCCCGCCTTCGTCTCCTTCCTGGCGGCGTACGCGATCTGCTTCCTCCTCACCTGGGCGGTCTACCTGCGGCGCCCCTCGGCCGCCCGCACCTCGGCCCCGGCCCCGGCACTGGCGCAGGTCTGA
- a CDS encoding NAD-dependent malic enzyme: MATVPSVSNSITVRMEVPARGNAVSSITTAVESSGGSVTGLDVTASGLEALRIDVTVAASSVAHGEEIVEKLRAIDGVTIGKVSDRTFLMHLGGKIEMSSKLPIRNRDDLSMIYTPGVARVCMAIAENPEDARRLTIKRNSVAVVTDGSAVLGLGNIGPAAALPVMEGKAALFKRFAGIDAWPLCLDTQDTDEIVAIVKAIAPGFAGINLEDISAPRCFEIEARLREALDIPVFHDDQHGTAIVVLAALTNALKVVGKDIADIRLVMSGAGAAGTAILKLLMAAGVEHATVADVRGVVHLGRDDLNDSLRWIAEHTNRSGRTGSLKEAVAGADVFIGVSAPNLLDGDDLATMAKDGIVFALANPDPEVDPAVARQTAAVVATGRSDFPNQINNVLVFPGVFRGLLDAQSRNVTTEMMIAAARALATTVADGELNANYIIPSVFHPDVAKTVAAAVREAALADAGPQEPARDRPTPGFVGTLDTSSFPAVEL; this comes from the coding sequence ATGGCGACGGTGCCCAGTGTCTCCAACTCGATCACGGTGCGGATGGAGGTCCCGGCCAGGGGGAACGCCGTCAGTTCGATCACCACGGCCGTGGAGTCCTCCGGCGGCTCGGTGACCGGGCTCGACGTCACCGCCTCCGGCCTGGAGGCGCTGCGGATCGACGTGACCGTCGCCGCGTCCTCGGTCGCGCACGGCGAGGAGATCGTCGAGAAGCTCCGCGCCATCGACGGGGTGACGATCGGGAAGGTCTCCGACCGCACCTTCCTGATGCACCTCGGTGGCAAGATCGAGATGTCCTCCAAGCTGCCGATCCGCAACCGTGACGACCTCTCGATGATCTACACCCCCGGTGTCGCCCGGGTCTGCATGGCGATCGCCGAGAACCCCGAGGACGCCCGCCGCCTCACCATCAAGCGCAACAGCGTCGCCGTGGTCACCGACGGCTCCGCGGTGCTGGGCCTGGGCAACATCGGCCCGGCGGCCGCGCTGCCTGTGATGGAGGGCAAGGCGGCCCTGTTCAAGCGCTTCGCCGGCATCGACGCCTGGCCGCTCTGCCTGGACACCCAGGACACCGACGAGATCGTCGCGATCGTCAAGGCCATCGCCCCGGGCTTCGCCGGCATCAACCTGGAGGACATCTCCGCGCCGCGCTGCTTCGAGATCGAGGCCCGGCTGCGCGAGGCCCTGGACATCCCGGTCTTCCACGACGACCAGCACGGCACCGCGATCGTGGTGCTCGCCGCGCTCACCAACGCGCTGAAGGTGGTCGGCAAGGACATCGCCGACATCCGGCTGGTGATGTCGGGCGCCGGAGCCGCCGGTACCGCGATCCTCAAGCTGCTGATGGCGGCCGGCGTCGAGCACGCCACCGTCGCGGACGTCCGCGGCGTGGTGCACCTGGGCCGCGACGACCTCAACGACAGCCTGCGCTGGATCGCCGAGCACACCAACCGCTCCGGCCGCACCGGCAGCCTCAAGGAGGCCGTGGCGGGTGCGGACGTCTTCATCGGCGTCTCGGCCCCGAACCTGCTGGACGGCGACGACCTGGCCACCATGGCGAAGGACGGGATCGTCTTCGCGCTGGCCAACCCGGACCCGGAGGTCGACCCGGCGGTCGCCCGCCAGACCGCCGCCGTGGTCGCCACCGGGCGCAGCGACTTCCCGAACCAGATCAACAACGTGCTGGTCTTCCCGGGTGTCTTCCGCGGCCTGCTGGACGCCCAGAGCCGCAACGTCACCACCGAGATGATGATCGCCGCCGCCCGCGCGCTGGCCACCACCGTCGCGGACGGCGAGCTGAACGCCAACTACATCATCCCCAGCGTCTTCCACCCGGACGTGGCCAAGACCGTCGCGGCGGCCGTCCGGGAGGCCGCACTGGCCGACGCCGGGCCCCAGGAGCCCGCCCGGGACCGGCCCACCCCGGGCTTCGTCGGGACGCTCGACACCTCCTCGTTCCCCGCCGTCGAGCTCTGA